In Ovis canadensis isolate MfBH-ARS-UI-01 breed Bighorn chromosome 11, ARS-UI_OviCan_v2, whole genome shotgun sequence, one genomic interval encodes:
- the TMEM107 gene encoding transmembrane protein 107: MGRISGLVPSRFLTLLAHLVVVITLFWSRDSNIQACLPLRFTPEEYEKQDIQLVAALSVTLALFAVELAGFFLGVSMFNSTQSLISIGAHCSASVALSFFIFERWECTTYWYIFVFCSALPAVTEITLFISVFGLKKKPF; the protein is encoded by the exons ATGGGCCGGATCTCAGGGCTCGTGCCCTCTCGCTTTCTGACGCTCCTGGCGCATCTGGTGGTCGTCATCACCTTATTCTGGTCCAGG GACAGCAACATccaggcctgcctgcctctcAGATTCACCCCTGAAGAGTATGAGAAGCAGGACATTCA GCTGGTGGCAGCGCTCTCTGTCACCCTAGCTCTCTTTGCAGTGGAGCTGGCTGGTTTCTTCTTAGGAGTTTCCATGTTCAACAGCACCCAGAGCCTCATCT CCATCGGGGCTCACTGTAGTGCATCTGTGGCCCTATCCTTCTTCATATTTGAGCGTTGGGAGTGCACCACGTATTGGTACATTTTTGTCTTTTGCAG TGCCCTCCCGGCTGTCACCGAAATAACATTATTCATCAGCGTCTTTGGCCTGAAAAAGAAACCTTTCTGA